Below is a window of Candidatus Viadribacter manganicus DNA.
GTCGATATCACAACTGCACTGACCAGCCTTGATGCGCCAATGCGGGCGCAAGGTTCAGTGCGCTATAATGATCGCGACGTTGAGTTTGATGCGAGCATCGCACGTCCCGGCGCAGCCATTCGCGGTGAACTCACCCAGCTCACGCTGAATATCCAAAGTGAACTCCTGACAGCAGAGTTTCGCGGTCAGACAGTCGCGACATCTGGTGAACTTTCCGGGACGGTGCGCGCATCTGGGCCGAGCCTGCGTCAACTTGCATCGTGGAGCGGGACGCCGCTCCAAAATGCAGTGGGTCTTGAGCAATTCGCCGTCACCGGCCGTCTCACAGTTGGTGGGGGGGCCTACACATTCTCGAATGCGGGATTTGCCGTTGATCAGGTGCGAGGCCGCGGCGATTTTGTGCTCTCAGAACTGCGCGACAAGCCCTACTTAAGCGGCAGGCTCGAACTCTTCGATTTCGACCTCAACCCATACATCTCCGGGCAAGCCCCCCCGCCGCCGTCTGAGGGGCAGGTTGAAGTTGCCGCGGCGATGCCGGATGCAGGCGAGACCTCGCAGCCCACGGCGGAAATTGCCACGGTCGAGGCTGCGCCCCGCGCGGTCGATGTTCGCGCCGCGCCGAGCGAGAGCCCAATCGACTTTTCGGGACTCCGCGCGTTGAACGCCGATCTCGAATTGGTGACGCACGCTGTATTGATCCAGCACATGCGCGTGGAAGCGAGCCGGCTGAACTTGGTGCTCAATGACGGCTACATGGCCGCGACGGTGCACAACGTCGCGCTTTATGGCGGTTCTGGCCGTGGGCGGTTTGAAATCGACGCGCGCGAGCCCATCACGCGCATGGCGCAAGACCTGGCTTTCACAAACCTCGACGCACGAACGTTTTTGTCCGATGCCGTGAACTATGCCGGTATCGAAGGACGCACCGAGCTTTCGCTGAATGTGCGCGTGCAGGGGCGCACGCAGAGTGAAATGATCAACAGCGCCGACGGATACGCTCACATGGAGGTGGTGTCGGGCGCTTTGCACGGGGTGGATCTTGGCGGTGTCTCAACCACAATTCGCAACGCGTTGCGTGGTGAGCTGATTGCGCCCGAAGCGCGAACGCCGTTCCAGGGGTTCTCTGCGACGTTCGCCATCGCGGACGGCGTTTTGGCGTCGGACTCTTTGTCGTTCAACACGAGCGATTTGCGGATACCGGGCATCGCCGTGATCGACTTGCCAAACCGACGTCTTGACGCCCGGCTTGCGCCACGCTCGCCCCGCGGCGGAGTCGTTGTCCCCTTTGCGGCGCGTGGACCCTTCGGGCAATTTACCTATGCCCATGACATCAGCGGCCGGGCGCTTGCGGAGATCACGCCCCGTATCGCAACAGTTGAGGCTGCGTCCCGCGCCTCGGCCCGTCAGTAGCCGTTAGCGTTCAAGCGCGGCGTTCAGAATGCGGGTCATGCCTTCGGTGGTGTGAAATTCAGCGCCGATGCGTTCGCCGTTCAGGACGAATGTCGGCGTTGAGTTGATGCCGAGGGCGTTGGCGGCATTGATCGAACGCGTGATCCGTTCTTGGCCAGCCCGATCGTTGAAGCTGGCCATCACCTGCGCTTCGGTGAGCCCCCATTCTCCGCCTGTCGAGACTAGGATTGCGACGGCCGCACCGACGGTTCCGCTCGTCAAAATCGTGTGCTGGCGCTCGAACAGGATTCCCAGGCGCCTGAAATACTCGGCGCCGCTCGTCGTGTTGCAGCGCGCCAGCTGAAACATCGCGAACGCAATGGCGGCAGGCTCGGTGAGAATTTCCTTCAGTGTGAGCCGGAGGCGTCCAGTGTCGATGTAGTCGCGCTTCAGCTGCGCCCAATTGGTTGCGTGGAAATGCGCACAATGAGAACAGGCGGCGGAGGCATATTCCTCGAGCTGCAGGGGCGCATTCGCCGCGCCGATACTCATCGCGTCGGGATCGGTCACCGTCGCGAACGCGGGCCGGACCCCGGCCAAGCCGAATCCCAAGCTGATGCCAGCGGCGGCAAAAGCGCGGCGCGTAGGGGGAATAAACATCCCCCGGAAGCTAATGCGAATTGGAGCAGGACTAGGGCCGAGGTGTCTGGTCTGACTGATTTTTCTTGTGGCCCGTCGCCATTCGGACCGCGGAAAATCTGTTCCTTGGACAACAGCTCCAACCCGGCGTGGACAGGCCGCGACCACCCCGCTATAGAGCCACGCTCCGAAGTCGGCCCCGGCCGCCTGACCGGTCGCCTGGGTAGCTCAGTCGGTAGAGCAGCGGATTGAAAATCCGCGTGTCGCTGGTTCGATTCCGGCCCCAGGCACCATTTTCTCCCAGATCTTCTCCCAGACTGGCGAACCTAAGTCCGCGCGGGCCACCCGTCAGCGCTTAGTGCGTCAACGAACTGAGTGATGTCGGCTTTGTCGACATAGGCGGCGGCGGAAATTCGTAGGCGCAGCTTTCCGGTCTGACCGTCGGGTTTGGTTTGAATTTTATGCTTATCCCAAAGCGCGTCGCGCCAGCGCAGCGCTGTCACGTGGTCTATCGGCGCGCGCGTTGGCAGTTCGAACACACGCATGGCCGCGCTCATTTCGAGCGATCCAAGCCCACGCGCGCCCAATTGCGCGAACTGCTCGGACGCGAACGCGATGATGTCGCGCGCGTGTGCGCGTACGCGGGCTCCTCCCAGTGACTGATAGAATTTGAGGGCGGCAGGTGTTGCGAGCCAGGCCGAATAATCCCGTGTGCCGACATAGTCGAATGCTTCCGGGAAGCCGCGCTCAAAGTAGTGGCTGGTTATGGCGGGGCGCGTCTCTAACGCTTCCGAGGCGCGTGCGTGCAGCAGCGCGCTCCCCTTCGGCGCGAACAACCATTTGTGCGCATTGGTGACGTACCAATCGGCGTCGATGTCCGCGATGTTGAGATCTAGCTGGCCAACCGCGTGCGCGCCGTCGATCAGGATTTTTACGCCACGTTCGCGAAGCGCGGCGGCGATACGTTTGACGGGAAAAGTGAGTGCTGTGGCAGAGGTAATGTGATCGATGATCGCGAGGCGCGTGCGGTCGCTGATCCTAGCGGTGATACATTCGAAGACATCGTCATCCGAGACGGGCGCCGAGACGTCTGCCTCGATGAGGGTTGCGCCAGTTTCGCGGCAGCGGCGTTGAGCTGCGAGCTTCACAGCATGGTATTGGTGTGAAGTTATAAGAACTTCGTCACCTTCGCTCAGTGGGAACGACTGCAGCACGGCTTGGATGCCAACGGTGGTGCTTTCGACGAAGGCAAGCTGACCCTCGGGGGCGTCGGTGAAGGCCGCCAGGGCGGCGGCCGCCTTGCGCAGCAACGTGTCCTCATTCGGTTCAATGGAGCGCGCAAAGAACTGGTCTGGATGGTTTTCCATTTCGGCCCGGATAGCGCTTTGCGCCGCGAGCACTTCGCCAGGGCAAGCGCCGAACGATCCGTGGTTCAAGAACACCCCCGCAGGGTCAAGCGTCCAATGTGATCGCGCTTCACGTCCGAGTTTCATGGGGTGACGATCATGACCGGCGCCTGGCGAAGCAAGGGAAATTCGAGGTGGGCTGGATAAGAGTGCTCAGACATCGGTCCCGAGGGGCGGGTCGGGCCGCTCCCAGCGTGGATATTCGCCGCCGCCCGCTTCAATTGGCCTTGCCTCCGTCGCTGAGCGACCGAAGATATGACCGACGCGGCGCCCTTAGCGCCTGAGGAGGAACGACGATATGTGCCAACAGTTTTGCGGGACCGATTCAGTCCATTCCTCTTTGCGTTATCTCGATCGGCGCGGGCTCTTGAAGGGCGCCGCCGCGGGAATGGCGGTTGCAACGCTCGGCGCGTGCGCGACATCCGCGAACCCTGAAACGGGCCGCAACCAGTTCATCATCGTTGATGACGCGCAACTGGCGCAGGCTTCGCTGCAATCTTGGGCGCAAGTGCGTCAGCAGACGCCGCAATGGCGCAACGCAACCGCGCAACGTCGCTTGGAAACTGTCGGCGGGCGCATCGTTCAGGCGGCAGGGCGTGGCAATCAGAGCTGGGAGTTCGTGCTGTTCGATAGTCCACAAAAGAACGCCTTCGTCTTGCCGGGCGGGCAAGTGGGCTTCTATCGCGGGCTTTACGAAATCAGTGAGCGTGACGACTGGATCGCGACGGTGCTGGGTCACGAGACGGGCCACGTCACCGGTCGCCACGCGGCTGAGCGCTACAGCCGCGAAGTCGCCACGCAAACCGTTGTGCAAGTCGCTGGCGCTGCTACCAACAGCGACCTCGCGGCCGCCGCGCTCGGACTTGGCGCACAAGTGGGCATCAGCCTTCCATTCTCGCGCGAACAGGAATCCGAAGCCGACATTCTCGGCATCCGTTACATGCACAATGCCGGGTACGACCCCAAGGAAGCCATCCCGTTCTGGCAGCGCATGGAAACGGGCGGCGGCTCGCGTCCGCCGGAGTTCTTGTCGACCCACCCGAACCCGGACAATCGAATCCAACGCATCCGGAATTACATCAATGAGCAGGGCTGGGGCCCGGTCTAACGCTCTGAAAACAGGGACCTGGCCCCGCCT
It encodes the following:
- a CDS encoding AsmA family protein, with product MNWKRVALLVAGSLVTVVLLGAGVLTYLVLRLDVRGEIERNVENATGRDLTINGDVGVSYWPVLGLKAQDVTLANVEGGRAPAFIAADEIDIGVELQPLLNRQVNVRRLVFQRPRVALEVDAQGQPNWLLRPRSTPGTPPPTTTPPPEGPVDVARTSLRSVRINDGEVSFFDARQGAGWVAGKVDITTALTSLDAPMRAQGSVRYNDRDVEFDASIARPGAAIRGELTQLTLNIQSELLTAEFRGQTVATSGELSGTVRASGPSLRQLASWSGTPLQNAVGLEQFAVTGRLTVGGGAYTFSNAGFAVDQVRGRGDFVLSELRDKPYLSGRLELFDFDLNPYISGQAPPPPSEGQVEVAAAMPDAGETSQPTAEIATVEAAPRAVDVRAAPSESPIDFSGLRALNADLELVTHAVLIQHMRVEASRLNLVLNDGYMAATVHNVALYGGSGRGRFEIDAREPITRMAQDLAFTNLDARTFLSDAVNYAGIEGRTELSLNVRVQGRTQSEMINSADGYAHMEVVSGALHGVDLGGVSTTIRNALRGELIAPEARTPFQGFSATFAIADGVLASDSLSFNTSDLRIPGIAVIDLPNRRLDARLAPRSPRGGVVVPFAARGPFGQFTYAHDISGRALAEITPRIATVEAASRASARQ
- a CDS encoding thioredoxin domain-containing protein produces the protein MAGVRPAFATVTDPDAMSIGAANAPLQLEEYASAACSHCAHFHATNWAQLKRDYIDTGRLRLTLKEILTEPAAIAFAMFQLARCNTTSGAEYFRRLGILFERQHTILTSGTVGAAVAILVSTGGEWGLTEAQVMASFNDRAGQERITRSINAANALGINSTPTFVLNGERIGAEFHTTEGMTRILNAALER
- a CDS encoding aminotransferase class V-fold PLP-dependent enzyme; this encodes MKLGREARSHWTLDPAGVFLNHGSFGACPGEVLAAQSAIRAEMENHPDQFFARSIEPNEDTLLRKAAAALAAFTDAPEGQLAFVESTTVGIQAVLQSFPLSEGDEVLITSHQYHAVKLAAQRRCRETGATLIEADVSAPVSDDDVFECITARISDRTRLAIIDHITSATALTFPVKRIAAALRERGVKILIDGAHAVGQLDLNIADIDADWYVTNAHKWLFAPKGSALLHARASEALETRPAITSHYFERGFPEAFDYVGTRDYSAWLATPAALKFYQSLGGARVRAHARDIIAFASEQFAQLGARGLGSLEMSAAMRVFELPTRAPIDHVTALRWRDALWDKHKIQTKPDGQTGKLRLRISAAAYVDKADITQFVDALSADGWPART
- a CDS encoding M48 family metallopeptidase, whose protein sequence is MAVATLGACATSANPETGRNQFIIVDDAQLAQASLQSWAQVRQQTPQWRNATAQRRLETVGGRIVQAAGRGNQSWEFVLFDSPQKNAFVLPGGQVGFYRGLYEISERDDWIATVLGHETGHVTGRHAAERYSREVATQTVVQVAGAATNSDLAAAALGLGAQVGISLPFSREQESEADILGIRYMHNAGYDPKEAIPFWQRMETGGGSRPPEFLSTHPNPDNRIQRIRNYINEQGWGPV